A portion of the Deltaproteobacteria bacterium genome contains these proteins:
- a CDS encoding phosphotransferase: MSVDKGWGPDDAILEGVPFLYDFLKDQGRSSEQLKIFALPGDGSKRRFWRILPGDSGKSLIFMENIPSDDFSRRENLAYLKIGKHLREKGLPVPEIHRFDFERGWFLMEDMGDVSLQEWSLNNRNRVPLYRSLVEMLFRLQTEGIEGFDPSWTCQTQRYDRNVMRRYESDYFRHAFLENYLGRRLDWSSLEASFEHLAARAAQAPSRFFLHRDFQSRNIMLSEGRIGILDWQGGRIGPLGYDLASLLIDPYVSLSEEEREAVFRHYLGLLEAELPEQVEIFISSYPYLAVQRNLQILGAFSFLSRVRGKTRFKSYIVPALHSLYRLTAELRDPELHDLRMLSESLAQTFSAQ; encoded by the coding sequence GTGAGCGTAGATAAAGGGTGGGGGCCGGATGACGCCATCCTGGAAGGGGTGCCCTTCCTGTATGATTTCTTAAAAGATCAGGGGCGATCCTCTGAGCAGTTGAAGATTTTTGCCCTTCCAGGAGATGGATCAAAAAGGCGGTTCTGGAGGATCTTGCCGGGAGACTCCGGAAAGAGTCTGATCTTCATGGAAAACATCCCTTCCGACGACTTTTCAAGGCGGGAGAACCTAGCCTACCTTAAAATCGGGAAACATTTGCGGGAAAAGGGATTGCCGGTCCCTGAAATCCATCGGTTCGACTTTGAGCGGGGTTGGTTCCTGATGGAGGACATGGGAGATGTCAGTCTCCAGGAATGGAGTCTGAACAACAGGAACAGGGTCCCCCTTTACCGGTCTCTGGTAGAGATGCTCTTCCGGCTCCAGACAGAGGGAATAGAAGGGTTCGACCCATCCTGGACGTGCCAGACACAGCGTTACGACCGCAACGTGATGCGCCGCTACGAATCTGACTATTTCAGGCACGCCTTTCTCGAGAATTATCTTGGGCGTCGCCTGGACTGGTCCTCCCTGGAGGCATCGTTCGAGCACTTGGCTGCCAGGGCTGCACAGGCCCCCTCCCGCTTTTTCCTCCATCGCGATTTTCAATCCCGAAACATCATGCTCTCCGAGGGGCGTATTGGCATCCTCGACTGGCAAGGAGGCCGCATCGGCCCTTTGGGGTATGACCTGGCATCCCTCCTGATTGATCCTTATGTCTCGCTTTCAGAAGAGGAGAGGGAGGCCGTATTCAGGCACTACCTGGGTCTTCTTGAGGCCGAACTTCCTGAGCAGGTGGAAATCTTCATATCTTCCTATCCCTATTTGGCGGTCCAGCGAAATCTCCAGATCCTGGGGGCCTTTTCCTTTTTATCCAGGGTTAGGGGAAAAACCCGTTTCAAAAGCTACATCGTTCCCGCCCTTCACTCCCTTTACCGACTTACTGCAGAACTGAGGGATCCTGAGTTACACGATCTTCGCAT
- a CDS encoding pyruvate formate-lyase activating enzyme — protein sequence MKRFLILDIGAGTMDVLYYDRGAGLHYKAVVRSPVLTIAGKAARLQGNLLVTGVEMGGGPISRFLEKRAREAKVVMSASAAATIHHDVERVKALGIQVIDDMEAEALKETGRYRHILLGDLEIPRIRNIIEGFGVPFSFDAVGLCAQDHGIPPEGISHLEYRHRVFKAYLDRNPHPHALLFKKDEVPAAFNRLASLARTAASLPTEAVYVMDSGMAAILGASLDPRAKGSRKFMVMDVATSHTVGAALEEGKLAGFFEYHTRDISPRLMEELLRNLADGRIEHEKILREGGHGAYLRKAIGFQSAGTIIVTGPKRALLARLNLPTIPGAPLGDNMMTGAAGVLEAIRRYEKLEPLPEF from the coding sequence ATGAAAAGATTCCTGATACTTGATATCGGCGCCGGAACGATGGACGTCTTGTATTATGACCGTGGAGCCGGCCTGCATTACAAGGCCGTCGTCAGGTCTCCTGTTCTCACCATTGCTGGAAAGGCCGCCCGCCTGCAGGGAAACCTTCTGGTCACGGGTGTGGAGATGGGGGGCGGCCCCATCTCCAGGTTCCTGGAAAAACGTGCCCGGGAGGCGAAGGTGGTCATGTCCGCTTCCGCAGCGGCCACGATCCACCATGACGTGGAGCGGGTGAAGGCCTTGGGTATTCAGGTGATAGATGACATGGAGGCGGAAGCCCTGAAGGAGACAGGAAGATATCGGCATATCCTTCTGGGTGACTTGGAAATCCCCCGCATCCGTAACATCATCGAAGGATTCGGCGTGCCATTTTCCTTCGATGCCGTCGGGCTCTGTGCCCAGGACCACGGCATCCCACCAGAAGGGATTTCTCATCTGGAATACAGGCACAGGGTGTTCAAGGCCTATTTGGACAGGAATCCCCACCCCCATGCCCTGCTCTTTAAAAAAGATGAAGTCCCCGCCGCCTTCAATCGGCTTGCCTCCCTGGCCCGAACAGCCGCCTCCCTCCCCACGGAAGCAGTATATGTCATGGACAGCGGTATGGCGGCCATTCTCGGTGCCTCCCTGGACCCAAGGGCTAAGGGATCCCGGAAGTTCATGGTCATGGATGTGGCCACTTCCCACACCGTGGGGGCGGCCTTGGAAGAGGGAAAACTCGCCGGATTTTTTGAATATCATACCCGGGACATTTCCCCCCGGCTTATGGAAGAACTCCTGCGGAACCTGGCGGACGGACGCATAGAACACGAGAAGATATTACGGGAAGGAGGGCATGGAGCCTATCTGCGGAAGGCCATTGGTTTCCAATCGGCTGGGACGATCATCGTCACGGGGCCGAAACGGGCCCTGTTGGCCCGGTTGAACCTTCCCACGATTCCGGGCGCTCCCCTTGGCGACAATATGATGACCGGAGCTGCAGGCGTCCTTGAGGCCATCCGCAGGTACGAGAAACTGGAGCCGCTGCCGGAATTCTGA
- a CDS encoding HDOD domain-containing protein — MDIYVARQPIFKRNRRILGYELLFREDMSNFFPDVDQDSATSNLLSNSFFTIGIEKITGRKLAFINFTEKLIIKRVPLLFPRERIVVEVLENVRPSVEVIDACDEVKKKGYEIALDDFFFNVGLIPLVEKADIIKLDFKAMDAKELAESVKNLSSFPVRFLAEKVETYEEFNQALKMGFQYFQGYFFSRPEIIRGFEVSSPKMSLIEIMAEANKRDFDFGRLERLISRDVTVSYKLLRYINSAYYRRLTEISSIHQALVLLGERRIRRFLALMAMTNLASEKPHELIRASIIRASFCEALGEISAGNVQPSELFTLGLFSLIDAIMDDDMAVLMEKLPLSGGIKKALVAGKGPLADYLELVKAYEMGNWPLVEEKAEALGIGEDRLPQEYLKALGFGDFFATL; from the coding sequence ATGGACATCTATGTAGCCAGGCAACCAATCTTCAAGCGAAACAGGCGTATTTTGGGCTATGAACTCCTTTTTCGGGAAGACATGTCCAACTTTTTCCCCGACGTGGATCAGGACTCCGCCACCTCCAACCTTCTCTCCAACAGTTTTTTCACCATCGGTATCGAAAAGATTACCGGAAGGAAGCTCGCCTTTATCAATTTCACGGAAAAGCTTATTATCAAACGCGTTCCCCTCCTGTTTCCAAGGGAACGAATCGTTGTGGAAGTCCTGGAAAACGTTCGCCCGTCAGTTGAGGTCATTGACGCCTGTGACGAAGTCAAGAAAAAGGGGTATGAGATCGCCCTTGACGATTTTTTCTTTAACGTCGGCCTCATCCCCCTTGTAGAAAAGGCGGACATCATCAAGCTGGATTTCAAGGCCATGGACGCCAAAGAACTGGCTGAATCCGTCAAAAATCTGTCCAGTTTTCCCGTACGGTTTCTGGCCGAAAAAGTGGAAACCTACGAAGAATTCAACCAGGCCCTTAAAATGGGCTTTCAATATTTTCAGGGGTATTTCTTCAGCCGGCCTGAAATCATCCGCGGATTCGAGGTATCCAGCCCCAAGATGAGCCTGATCGAGATCATGGCCGAAGCCAACAAGAGGGATTTTGATTTCGGCAGGCTGGAAAGGCTGATTTCAAGGGATGTGACCGTTTCCTATAAGCTCCTGAGGTATATCAACTCGGCCTATTACAGGCGGCTCACCGAGATTTCCTCCATTCACCAGGCCCTAGTCCTCCTGGGAGAGAGAAGGATCCGGAGATTCTTGGCCCTGATGGCCATGACCAATCTCGCCTCTGAAAAACCCCACGAGTTGATCCGGGCCTCCATCATCCGGGCCAGTTTCTGTGAGGCCCTGGGGGAAATAAGCGCCGGCAATGTTCAGCCCTCCGAGTTGTTCACCCTGGGGCTCTTTTCCCTCATCGACGCTATCATGGATGATGATATGGCCGTCCTAATGGAGAAGCTACCCTTATCAGGAGGCATAAAGAAGGCCCTCGTGGCCGGAAAAGGTCCCCTGGCGGACTACCTCGAACTTGTCAAGGCTTATGAAATGGGAAACTGGCCCCTTGTCGAAGAAAAGGCAGAGGCCCTTGGAATCGGGGAAGACCGATTACCGCAGGAATACCTCAAGGCCCTCGGGTTCGGGGATTTTTTCGCCACTCTCTAG